The Candidatus Flexicrinis affinis genome has a segment encoding these proteins:
- a CDS encoding tetratricopeptide repeat protein has protein sequence MDVPISGRSPLPLDSAMTAALDADNSADERDPFVYDTDANVRWLGRVAVRRSHIDDVFALGDACAQLTFNAYDAHMSATYAEKALTAYRRAQQVAETPEDRAAAEAVAAHFVDWTVATALQFPSRRNISVALWAAALLDGPHASHIVDVTSIDRMLTIYRDRVTAAERRHQGQARADVRPATHPEDATRVDLGVDNLISQDMLPPRGFDSAPSHTAEASAFPPPSSHLASSLDIAPEAHFGRDFGVGEIIEGVGEVMTVRYGGMGVVYLCYDHERNEPAAVKTFQGRFWNNKRAETRFHKEALTWIQLEKHPNIVQARRVHTVGGRPHIVLEHVSGPENLGPDLSNWIKHRRVTLENAVDFALQIARAMRHAAAKFPGMVHRDIKPANILVTHDGTAKVTDFGLVYSVLNDGSASDEGPITADPTVNPSDRLTRADAVVGTYAYMSPEQWINDPSLDLRSDIYAFGCVLYEMLVGKTVFPYRHKSELKRAHLEEQPEFDEAMEQKIPLSLRSLVLWCLEKDREERPQTWDEIADVLRDITVEITGSEPMPEPEGVPLAARELVDKGYSLTELGRYEQALQAFDQAIAKQPGLSYAWARKGRTLRLLERYEDALVCYDRALEIQPAYAWALSGKGVILERMGRFEEALECFRQASEMHPEDVWYVHNMGSAYFNLGRLADAEDALRRAVEIDPAHSSSWARLGQVLRQLDRPEEALGAFEQAIKLDPTYAWAHNGLGLTQKMLGRTRDALNSFLRATRYQPNVVMHWYSLTEMYIDLGQVQDALDPARRATELDPNYALSWAKLGQVLRYLKRYDEALSAYDRALSIDADLTWAVNGRGVVLEQTGRYEEALECYRQAADQAPDDVWYLFNQGNVLLLMDRSAEAIEPLRRSVEMDPASARFWTRLGKAYRQLGDYERALDACRTAVRLADQLASAWSELGATLEAMEQHVEALDAYRRAVELSDDPFYTTKQTDLLSQIGKNQTAAELLEQALQRDPNNGQLWGKYGQALRRLRRLDEAMVAYSRAIDLDPDDAWAWGGHGLTLGEYGRHAEALKSFDRALELNQDDPWLWYNRAEELLALNRAQEAIESLQHALALRPDHAESWAKRGHALRKLGKLEDALVAFDKAVQVMPGYAWAWNGRALTLRELRRRDDALLSYQRAVREDPNNLWYRINQIDLLLDMRKAHEALQVATTLIDYAADSSVAWARHGQVLRRLHRYQDALGSYERALLLDPRYAWAWNGKGMSLYALERYDEALSCYEQATTLAPGDPWFWYNYGEALMRMGDIEGAKRRYRSALQADPRHQASKERLNEL, from the coding sequence ATGGACGTTCCGATTTCCGGCCGGTCCCCGCTTCCGCTGGACTCGGCTATGACAGCCGCACTCGATGCCGACAATTCGGCCGACGAGCGCGACCCGTTTGTCTACGATACCGATGCGAACGTGCGCTGGTTGGGGCGGGTGGCGGTGCGCCGCAGCCACATCGACGACGTGTTTGCGCTGGGCGATGCATGTGCCCAACTGACGTTCAATGCCTACGACGCGCACATGTCGGCGACGTATGCCGAAAAGGCACTGACCGCATACCGGCGCGCGCAGCAAGTTGCAGAGACGCCGGAAGACCGCGCCGCGGCTGAAGCCGTGGCGGCGCATTTCGTGGATTGGACAGTCGCCACGGCACTGCAGTTTCCGTCACGTCGCAATATCTCGGTCGCGCTGTGGGCTGCGGCGCTGCTAGACGGCCCGCACGCCTCTCACATCGTCGATGTGACGTCCATCGACCGCATGCTGACGATCTATCGCGATCGAGTCACAGCTGCCGAGCGCCGACATCAGGGGCAGGCGCGCGCGGACGTCCGGCCAGCGACGCATCCTGAAGACGCGACCCGCGTGGACCTTGGCGTCGACAACCTGATCTCGCAGGATATGCTGCCGCCGCGCGGTTTCGACTCGGCCCCGTCGCATACCGCCGAAGCCAGCGCGTTCCCGCCCCCTTCAAGCCACTTGGCGTCGTCGCTCGATATCGCCCCCGAGGCTCACTTCGGGCGTGATTTCGGTGTTGGCGAGATCATCGAGGGCGTGGGCGAGGTGATGACGGTGCGCTACGGCGGCATGGGCGTCGTCTACTTGTGTTACGACCACGAGCGCAACGAGCCGGCCGCAGTCAAGACGTTTCAGGGGCGGTTTTGGAACAACAAGCGCGCCGAGACTCGCTTCCACAAAGAAGCCCTTACGTGGATTCAACTCGAAAAGCACCCGAACATTGTGCAGGCGCGCCGCGTGCATACCGTGGGCGGCCGTCCGCACATCGTGCTCGAGCATGTCAGCGGACCTGAGAACCTGGGTCCGGACCTCTCCAATTGGATCAAGCACCGGCGTGTGACGCTTGAGAACGCCGTCGATTTCGCCTTACAGATCGCACGCGCGATGCGGCACGCAGCCGCCAAGTTCCCCGGTATGGTGCACCGCGACATCAAGCCGGCCAACATCCTTGTCACCCACGATGGCACCGCCAAAGTCACCGACTTCGGACTGGTGTACTCGGTGTTGAACGATGGCAGCGCGTCGGACGAAGGCCCGATCACCGCCGACCCGACCGTGAACCCGAGCGATCGCCTCACGCGGGCCGATGCCGTGGTCGGCACGTATGCGTATATGTCCCCGGAGCAGTGGATCAACGACCCGTCGCTTGACCTGCGCTCGGACATCTATGCTTTCGGATGCGTGCTCTACGAAATGCTGGTCGGCAAGACCGTATTCCCGTACCGCCACAAGTCGGAGCTCAAGCGCGCGCACCTCGAAGAACAGCCTGAGTTTGACGAGGCGATGGAGCAGAAGATTCCGCTGTCGCTGCGGTCGTTGGTGCTGTGGTGCTTGGAGAAGGACCGCGAGGAACGCCCGCAGACTTGGGACGAAATCGCCGACGTGCTGCGCGACATTACCGTCGAGATCACCGGCAGCGAGCCGATGCCCGAGCCTGAAGGCGTTCCGCTGGCGGCGCGCGAACTGGTCGACAAAGGTTATTCGTTGACCGAGCTTGGTCGCTATGAGCAGGCGCTTCAGGCGTTCGATCAAGCGATCGCCAAGCAGCCCGGGCTGAGCTACGCATGGGCGCGCAAGGGGCGCACGCTGCGCCTGCTCGAACGTTACGAAGATGCGCTGGTGTGCTATGACCGCGCGTTGGAGATTCAGCCGGCGTATGCGTGGGCGCTCAGCGGAAAGGGCGTCATCCTCGAGCGCATGGGACGCTTTGAGGAGGCGCTCGAGTGCTTCCGGCAGGCGTCGGAGATGCACCCCGAGGACGTTTGGTATGTGCACAACATGGGCAGCGCGTACTTTAACCTCGGCAGGCTGGCGGACGCCGAGGATGCCTTGCGCCGCGCGGTCGAAATCGACCCGGCGCACTCGTCCAGTTGGGCGAGGCTGGGCCAGGTGCTGCGGCAGCTCGACCGGCCCGAGGAGGCGCTTGGCGCGTTCGAGCAGGCCATCAAGCTCGACCCGACCTACGCGTGGGCACACAATGGCCTCGGCCTGACGCAGAAAATGCTCGGCCGCACCCGTGATGCGCTCAACAGCTTCTTGCGGGCTACGCGCTATCAGCCCAACGTCGTGATGCACTGGTACAGCCTGACCGAGATGTATATCGACCTCGGGCAGGTGCAGGACGCGCTCGATCCGGCCCGGCGCGCCACCGAACTTGACCCGAACTATGCGCTCAGCTGGGCGAAACTGGGTCAAGTGCTGCGCTATCTAAAACGGTATGACGAGGCGCTCAGCGCGTACGATCGCGCACTTTCGATCGACGCTGATCTGACGTGGGCCGTCAACGGACGCGGCGTCGTGCTTGAGCAGACCGGCCGCTACGAGGAAGCGCTTGAGTGTTACCGGCAGGCTGCAGATCAAGCGCCCGACGACGTGTGGTACCTGTTCAATCAAGGCAACGTGCTGCTGCTGATGGATCGCAGTGCGGAGGCGATCGAACCGCTGCGCCGGTCGGTCGAGATGGACCCGGCGAGCGCGCGATTCTGGACACGTTTGGGCAAAGCCTATCGCCAATTGGGCGACTACGAGCGCGCGCTAGACGCCTGCCGCACCGCGGTCCGATTGGCCGACCAGTTGGCGTCGGCATGGAGCGAGCTGGGCGCGACGCTCGAGGCGATGGAGCAGCACGTCGAGGCGCTCGATGCCTACCGCCGCGCGGTGGAACTCAGCGACGATCCGTTCTACACGACCAAGCAAACCGACCTGCTCAGCCAGATCGGCAAGAATCAGACCGCGGCCGAACTGCTCGAACAGGCACTTCAGCGCGACCCGAATAACGGTCAGCTGTGGGGCAAGTACGGGCAGGCGCTGCGCCGCTTGCGTCGATTGGACGAGGCGATGGTCGCCTATTCGCGGGCGATCGACCTCGATCCGGACGACGCGTGGGCGTGGGGCGGTCACGGCCTGACACTCGGCGAGTACGGCCGTCATGCCGAAGCGTTGAAGTCGTTCGACCGCGCGCTCGAACTGAATCAGGACGACCCGTGGCTGTGGTATAACCGCGCCGAAGAACTGCTCGCGCTCAACCGCGCACAGGAAGCGATCGAGAGTCTTCAACACGCGCTTGCCTTGCGACCCGACCATGCGGAAAGTTGGGCCAAACGCGGCCACGCGCTGCGTAAACTCGGCAAGCTGGAGGACGCGCTGGTTGCATTCGACAAGGCCGTACAGGTGATGCCGGGCTATGCGTGGGCGTGGAACGGGCGAGCGCTGACCCTGCGCGAGCTGCGCCGCCGCGACGACGCGCTGCTGAGCTATCAGCGCGCGGTGCGCGAAGACCCCAACAACCTGTGGTATCGCATCAACCAGATCGACCTGCTGCTGGACATGCGCAAGGCGCACGAGGCGCTGCAAGTCGCGACCACGCTGATCGATTACGCCGCTGACAGCTCGGTGGCGTGGGCGCGTCACGGGCAGGTGCTGCGCCGCCTGCACCGCTATCAGGACGCGCTCGGCAGCTACGAACGCGCCCTGCTGCTCGACCCGCGCTATGCGTGGGCTTGGAACGGCAAGGGCATGAGCCTGTACGCCCTCGAACGCTACGACGAGGCGCTGAGTTGCTATGAACAGGCGACAACGCTTGCGCCGGGCGATCCGTGGTTCTGGTATAACTATGGAGAGGCACTGATGCGCATGGGCGACATCGAGGGCGCAAAGCGCCGCTATCGGTCGGCCCTGCAAGCCGATCCGCGCCATCAGGCAAGCAAGGAGCGGTTGAATGAACTATAA
- a CDS encoding YggT family protein: MGTFLSLIGLLLNVFQLVLLARVLLSWFPQVDRYNPIVRFIYEITEPVLAPIRQFVGPMGGMDISPLVVILIIFAIQTVLRI, encoded by the coding sequence ATGGGTACTTTCCTTTCGCTGATTGGGCTGCTGCTCAACGTCTTTCAATTGGTCTTGTTGGCACGGGTGCTGCTCAGTTGGTTCCCGCAGGTCGATCGCTACAACCCGATCGTCCGCTTCATCTACGAAATCACCGAACCGGTGCTGGCCCCGATCCGCCAGTTCGTCGGCCCGATGGGCGGCATGGATATCAGTCCGCTGGTCGTCATCCTGATCATCTTCGCTATCCAGACCGTGCTGCGAATCTAG
- a CDS encoding YggS family pyridoxal phosphate-dependent enzyme translates to MISDNVRRVENTIIRACERVGRDSATVTLVAVSKTKPAAQVVEAYAAGIRHFGENRVEEANAKIVAVNAELDVPPMWHMVGHIQSRKARDVVAYQGQRLFGLVHSVDDAPLAAKLDRAVGLIGGPRLPWLAQVNVSGETSKSGFDGLGWEREPAVLDTLVSQLREAVALPGLDLRGLMTMAPIADDAEEIRPVFRSLAGLRGELEQRLGVALPELSMGMTDDYEVAVEEGATIVRVGRAIFGER, encoded by the coding sequence ATGATTTCTGACAACGTAAGGCGAGTCGAAAACACCATCATCCGCGCGTGCGAACGCGTGGGCCGCGACTCGGCCACCGTGACGCTCGTTGCGGTGAGCAAAACGAAGCCCGCTGCGCAGGTTGTCGAAGCCTACGCTGCGGGTATTCGTCATTTCGGTGAGAATCGCGTCGAAGAAGCGAACGCCAAAATTGTCGCGGTGAATGCCGAACTCGATGTCCCGCCGATGTGGCACATGGTCGGTCATATTCAAAGCCGCAAGGCTCGCGATGTGGTCGCCTATCAGGGGCAGCGACTGTTCGGGCTGGTGCACTCGGTCGATGACGCGCCGCTAGCGGCGAAGCTTGATCGCGCTGTCGGACTGATCGGCGGGCCACGTTTGCCGTGGCTGGCGCAGGTGAACGTCAGTGGCGAAACGAGCAAGTCCGGTTTCGATGGGCTTGGCTGGGAGCGCGAACCTGCGGTGTTGGATACGCTGGTTTCGCAGCTTCGGGAGGCCGTCGCGCTTCCGGGGCTGGACCTGCGCGGGCTGATGACCATGGCGCCGATCGCCGACGACGCCGAAGAAATCAGGCCGGTGTTTCGCAGCTTAGCCGGGCTGCGCGGCGAATTGGAACAGCGTTTGGGCGTGGCGCTGCCCGAACTCAGTATGGGAATGACCGACGACTATGAGGTCGCGGTCGAAGAGGGTGCGACGATTGTCCGCGTCGGTCGCGCAATCTTTGGAGAACGTTAG
- the ada gene encoding bifunctional DNA-binding transcriptional regulator/O6-methylguanine-DNA methyltransferase Ada: protein MMNTIQLDPEACWEAVATRDRSQDGSFVYAVATTGVYCRPSCKSRQPRRENVAFFPVPAAAEQHGFRPCKRCHPRDADVVDPQAQLAQQVADFIAGHLDNGGEPTLADLGAEFAYDPQHVQRTFRDVLGVTPKQYAEALKVARFKTGLRSGATVLDAGLNAGFVSASSTYEGGARALGMSPAAYKRGGVGVTVRSTTVATPLGTMLVAATDRGVCAIGLYEDVHEAHEALHAEFPHAQHETDADLGSVVRAILEHVEHGAALEVTLDVQATAFQWRVWRALQAVPRGETRSYAEIAQAIGEPRAVRAVASACASNKAAIVIPCHRIVKSDGTISGYKWGPSRKRAILQAERD from the coding sequence ATGATGAATACGATACAGCTTGATCCCGAAGCGTGTTGGGAGGCGGTCGCCACGCGCGATCGTTCGCAGGATGGCAGCTTTGTCTATGCCGTCGCAACGACTGGCGTATACTGCCGTCCGTCGTGCAAGTCACGCCAGCCCCGGCGCGAAAACGTCGCGTTCTTTCCCGTCCCTGCAGCGGCCGAACAGCACGGATTCCGCCCTTGCAAGCGCTGCCACCCGCGCGACGCCGATGTGGTCGACCCGCAGGCGCAGCTCGCGCAGCAGGTGGCCGACTTCATTGCCGGGCATTTGGACAACGGCGGCGAACCCACGCTGGCCGACCTCGGGGCCGAGTTCGCGTACGACCCGCAGCACGTTCAGCGCACCTTCCGCGACGTGCTGGGTGTCACACCGAAGCAGTACGCCGAAGCGCTCAAGGTCGCCCGCTTCAAGACCGGCTTGCGCAGCGGCGCGACCGTGTTGGATGCAGGGTTGAACGCCGGGTTCGTCTCGGCGAGCAGCACGTACGAGGGCGGGGCGCGTGCTCTGGGGATGTCGCCGGCGGCCTACAAGCGCGGCGGGGTAGGGGTCACTGTTCGCAGCACGACGGTCGCGACGCCGCTGGGGACGATGCTCGTCGCTGCGACAGATCGCGGTGTGTGTGCCATCGGGCTGTATGAAGACGTGCACGAGGCGCACGAGGCACTGCACGCCGAATTCCCGCACGCGCAGCATGAAACCGATGCCGACCTGGGTTCGGTGGTACGTGCGATACTTGAACACGTCGAGCATGGCGCGGCGCTTGAGGTCACGCTGGACGTGCAGGCGACCGCATTCCAGTGGCGCGTATGGCGCGCGCTGCAAGCCGTCCCGCGCGGCGAGACGCGCAGCTATGCGGAAATCGCGCAGGCCATCGGTGAGCCGAGAGCGGTGCGCGCGGTTGCGTCCGCATGCGCGTCGAACAAGGCCGCAATCGTTATTCCGTGCCACCGCATCGTCAAGAGCGACGGTACGATCAGCGGCTACAAGTGGGGCCCCAGCCGCAAACGGGCCATTTTGCAGGCTGAACGCGACTAG
- the queG gene encoding tRNA epoxyqueuosine(34) reductase QueG, translating to MLRSSEIKRRAGELGFSFCGVVPAVPSPTLDGYLTWIDAGMHGTMGYMARPDRVARRRDLRVILSGASSLIVVGLDYTTVGPPQEVLRDPLRGRIAMYAWGQDYHDVMGAALEQVAAELEHGTFGGIPATKWYVDTGAILERSHGQQAGFGFVGKNTMLIHPRRGSAFFLGVIVTDAQADRYDEPLAPSPGCGTCTRCLTACPTSAFPKPYVLDARLCISYLTIEHKGDIPSDVRPNMGNWVFGCDVCQDVCPWQRFAPITHVSAFAPDSHDRAAPLLIDLLTLDDAGFQRRFAGSPVERIDRARMVRNACIAAGEQRECHGRAAAAGACGWCRPADSRTCAVGTGAAQRMNCTSKCRKRHDRLWADNGPIRWSGKGTVR from the coding sequence ATGCTGCGGTCGTCCGAAATCAAACGGCGCGCCGGAGAATTGGGCTTCTCGTTCTGTGGCGTGGTGCCAGCGGTGCCGTCGCCGACATTGGACGGCTACCTGACGTGGATCGATGCCGGCATGCACGGGACGATGGGCTACATGGCGCGCCCTGACCGCGTGGCGCGGCGACGCGACTTGCGTGTGATCTTGTCTGGCGCGTCCTCGCTGATCGTCGTCGGGCTGGATTACACGACCGTTGGCCCGCCGCAGGAGGTGCTGCGCGATCCGCTGCGCGGCCGCATTGCCATGTACGCGTGGGGGCAGGACTATCACGATGTGATGGGCGCGGCGCTTGAGCAGGTCGCGGCCGAACTCGAGCACGGCACATTCGGCGGGATTCCGGCGACCAAGTGGTATGTCGACACCGGGGCGATCCTCGAACGCAGCCACGGGCAGCAGGCCGGGTTCGGCTTCGTCGGCAAAAACACGATGCTGATCCATCCACGGCGGGGCAGCGCGTTTTTCCTCGGGGTCATCGTCACCGACGCACAGGCGGACCGTTACGACGAGCCGTTGGCACCGTCGCCGGGTTGCGGCACGTGTACGCGCTGCCTGACGGCCTGTCCGACGTCGGCGTTTCCCAAGCCGTACGTGCTCGACGCGCGACTGTGTATCAGCTATCTCACGATCGAACACAAGGGCGACATCCCTTCGGACGTGCGCCCCAATATGGGTAACTGGGTATTCGGCTGCGACGTGTGTCAGGACGTGTGCCCGTGGCAGCGATTCGCCCCGATCACGCATGTATCCGCATTCGCCCCGGATTCGCACGATCGCGCCGCGCCGCTGCTGATCGACCTGTTGACGTTGGACGATGCCGGCTTTCAGCGCCGGTTTGCCGGATCGCCGGTGGAACGCATAGACCGTGCACGGATGGTACGAAATGCGTGTATCGCGGCCGGGGAACAGCGGGAGTGTCACGGTCGTGCCGCCGCTGCGGGTGCTTGCGGATGGTGCCGACCCGCTGATTCGCGAACATGCGCAGTGGGCACTGGCGCGGCTCAGCGCATGAATTGCACGTCCAAATGCCGGAAGCGTCACGACCGCCTTTGGGCGGATAATGGACCTATCCGGTGGAGCGGAAAAGGAACAGTGCGATGA
- a CDS encoding ATP-dependent Clp protease ATP-binding subunit — MPDFPEIELKERCRQFLADAASEANRMAHDYIGVEHVFIAMTRGDTSLTSSHLIKAGLSPREVRNAIKTEVRNGDGPTVGEHKLTPRLKMVMSIAVMHAEQAAKFHPTDYHMLTAVLQEGESVVVRKLVELGLDVNAMLADLVANPEDGGDEGGDGGTIRSLLRRFGQSDDDFDPFDGPDDFFGDEDVEELLASASAGIRATPTPLLDKYGRDLIAQARAGKIGPAIAREAEIRAIARTLSRSKKNNPLLVGDAGVGKTAVVEGLAYAIQSGSAPASLLKWRIVQIEIGALVAGTSLRGQFEERLLGILEEANNSGNVILFIDEIHTIVGAGETIDSNLDAANILKPALARGELICIGATTHEEYRRAIARDPALERRFRVIDIAEPSIEDSVQVLVGQQARLETHHGVVILPEAIDSAVTMSVRYLTDRRLPDKALDLLDEACTRVIIRTRDPEIESSTVNEVHADDVAHVLSEWTGIPLTELTRDERLRLAHLEDELLERVIGQDKAVITVADAIKTARAGLSNPNRPIGVFLFLGPSGVGKTELARALALALFGSEEAMLRLDMSEFHDAHTAARLIGSPPGYKDANRGGQLTEGLRRRPFSVVLLDEIEKAAPEVFDLFLQVFDEGRLSDAHGRRIDCRHSVFIMTSNIGTLEGARSDLGFRSGDPQLTRDFRAYLGKHFRPEFINRLDEIITFSALSRDTLHRILQKHLHEVQERISQQKLSLVLTEGAQEAVLDAGYDPANGARPLQRAIERMLTRPLSNFILVNTLDPETTIVGELDPDNPHRIVFGVPQPVEPTEDETLKDDASVPGGSGGN; from the coding sequence ATGCCAGATTTCCCAGAGATTGAATTGAAGGAACGGTGCCGCCAGTTCCTCGCCGATGCCGCCAGCGAAGCGAATCGCATGGCGCACGACTATATCGGGGTCGAGCATGTGTTTATTGCCATGACTCGCGGTGACACCAGCCTGACGAGCAGTCATCTCATCAAAGCCGGGCTTTCCCCGCGCGAGGTGCGCAACGCGATCAAGACCGAAGTGCGCAACGGCGACGGGCCAACCGTGGGTGAACACAAGCTGACACCGCGCCTCAAGATGGTCATGTCGATCGCGGTGATGCATGCCGAACAAGCCGCCAAGTTCCACCCGACCGACTATCACATGCTCACGGCCGTATTGCAGGAAGGCGAAAGTGTGGTCGTCCGCAAGCTGGTCGAGCTAGGCCTCGACGTCAATGCGATGCTGGCCGATCTGGTCGCCAATCCCGAAGACGGCGGCGACGAGGGCGGTGATGGGGGCACAATTCGCAGCCTGCTGCGCCGCTTCGGCCAAAGCGATGACGACTTCGACCCGTTCGACGGCCCGGACGATTTCTTCGGTGACGAGGACGTCGAAGAGCTGCTCGCCTCTGCATCGGCGGGCATCCGTGCGACGCCGACCCCGCTGCTAGACAAGTACGGCCGTGACCTGATCGCGCAAGCGCGCGCCGGCAAGATCGGCCCGGCAATTGCGCGCGAGGCTGAAATCCGCGCGATTGCGCGCACGCTCAGCCGCAGTAAGAAGAACAACCCGCTGCTGGTCGGCGATGCTGGTGTCGGCAAAACGGCCGTCGTCGAAGGTCTCGCCTATGCGATCCAGTCGGGCAGTGCGCCGGCATCCCTGCTCAAATGGCGCATCGTGCAGATCGAGATCGGCGCGCTGGTCGCCGGCACGAGCCTGCGCGGCCAGTTCGAGGAACGCCTTCTCGGCATACTCGAGGAAGCGAACAACAGTGGCAACGTGATCCTGTTCATCGACGAAATTCACACCATCGTCGGCGCGGGCGAGACGATCGACAGCAACCTCGACGCGGCCAACATTCTCAAGCCGGCGCTGGCACGAGGCGAACTGATTTGCATCGGCGCGACAACCCACGAGGAATACCGCCGCGCGATCGCCCGCGATCCAGCGCTTGAGCGCCGCTTCCGCGTGATCGACATCGCGGAGCCCAGTATCGAGGACAGCGTGCAGGTGCTGGTCGGCCAGCAGGCTCGGCTCGAAACGCATCACGGCGTGGTGATTCTCCCCGAAGCCATCGACTCCGCTGTCACCATGTCGGTGCGCTACCTGACCGATCGGCGCCTCCCAGATAAGGCGCTCGATTTGCTGGATGAGGCGTGCACGCGGGTCATCATTCGCACCCGCGATCCCGAGATCGAAAGCAGCACGGTCAACGAAGTCCATGCCGACGACGTCGCCCACGTCCTCAGCGAGTGGACAGGCATCCCGCTGACCGAACTCACGCGCGACGAACGGCTTCGTCTCGCCCACCTCGAAGACGAACTGCTCGAGCGCGTAATCGGTCAGGACAAGGCAGTCATCACCGTCGCCGATGCGATCAAGACCGCGCGCGCCGGCCTCAGCAACCCGAACCGGCCAATCGGCGTGTTCCTATTCCTCGGCCCGTCCGGCGTCGGCAAGACCGAACTGGCCCGCGCGCTGGCGCTGGCATTGTTCGGCAGCGAAGAAGCTATGCTGCGCCTCGATATGTCCGAGTTCCACGATGCCCATACGGCCGCGCGGCTGATCGGCTCGCCCCCCGGCTATAAGGACGCGAACCGGGGTGGTCAACTCACCGAAGGTCTGCGCAGGCGGCCGTTCTCGGTCGTGCTGCTGGACGAGATTGAGAAAGCCGCGCCGGAGGTCTTCGACCTATTCTTGCAGGTGTTCGACGAAGGACGGCTGTCCGACGCGCACGGGCGGCGCATTGACTGCCGGCACTCCGTGTTCATCATGACCAGCAATATCGGGACGCTCGAAGGCGCGCGCAGCGACCTCGGCTTCCGGTCCGGCGACCCGCAGCTCACGCGCGACTTCCGCGCTTATCTGGGCAAGCACTTCCGGCCGGAGTTTATCAACCGGCTTGACGAGATCATCACGTTCAGCGCGCTCAGCCGTGACACGCTGCACCGCATCCTCCAGAAGCATTTGCACGAGGTTCAGGAGCGCATCAGTCAGCAGAAGCTGTCGCTCGTGCTGACCGAGGGAGCGCAGGAAGCGGTGTTGGACGCGGGCTACGATCCGGCCAACGGCGCGCGCCCGCTGCAGAGAGCGATCGAGCGCATGCTCACGCGCCCCTTGAGCAACTTCATCCTCGTCAACACGCTGGACCCGGAAACGACGATTGTCGGGGAACTCGATCCGGACAATCCGCACCGGATCGTCTTCGGTGTCCCGCAGCCCGTCGAACCAACCGAGGACGAAACGCTCAAAGATGACGCGTCGGTACCCGGCGGTTCCGGCGGAAACTAG